GCCATCAATCAGGATGCAAGGATGCTTGAGGGTGGCAGGGTCGATCGCCATCCCCTTAGCCATACTCGCCACCCACACAATAATGTCAGACTGCGGTAGCGCCTCATCAATCTCTAAAACCTTACCGCGACCAAGTTGAGCTTGTAGCTCCTGCAATCGCTCCCGATTACGAGCAACTAGCAATAATTCTTTGATATTAGTCCGCGCATCCAGCCATCGACAAACCGCACTGCCGATGTCACCTGTTGCGCCGCAGACTGTGACCGTGGCTTTAGCTAGGTCAATCCCAAATTTACGACTTGCTTCTTCGATCTGACGACATATGATATAGGCGGTATGCGTATTCCCCGTAGTAAAGCGATTAAATTCTAGTTGAATGTTTCTCACACTCGACATCTGACTAAGATTGAAATTCTCGAAAATAATCGAGGAGAATCCTCCCAAAGCAGTGATATCCACATCATTCTTTTGAGCAAGAGCCATTGCATTGAGGATCTTGCGAATGGCAGTTTTGATTTTACTGCCTGCCAACATTTCAGGTAAAAAACAGGACTCTACATATAGTCCCTCGATCTGCTGACCTGTGGCACTCGTAACCTTGATGCGATCGACAATTTGGGGCGGGGCGCTACACCAAAATTCCAAACCTTGATCGGCGTATTCGGGATAGCCTAATTCCCTTGCTACAGACTGAGCGTGTTCAAGACTTGTCAAATGCCCTATAAGACCAAACATCGATTGCGTTACCAGTTACAGTTGTCAGTTATTAATTTGCGGTGATTGGTGATTGGTAATTGGTGATTGGTGTTTGGCTTTTAGAAAAGTAGTATTTATTACGTCTTTACCTAAAAAGCTAATTTTCAATCACCGATTACCAATTACCAACTAAATCAAGCCGCTACCAAACCCATCGCAGACATTCTCATGATGTCGCGAGTATTAAAGCCGATTTTGCCCAGACTTTCGCCATATTGAATCATGAAGTCTTCAACCAAAGCTTCTTTTTCCATGCCAAGAACTTTGGCATCGGCTTCGACTTGGTTGAGCATTTTCCAGACAATGGGCAAGTTTTGACGATTGGCTTGCTCTAGAGTTACTTTGGAATCGTCAAAATGATTTTGCAACCATTCTTCACCAAAGTTGAGATGCAAGTATTCGTCTTTGACTACGCCTTCGGTGATCTTGCGTGCAAAAGGATCGGCTACGGGAATATAGATGTTGTAGGCAGCGATCGCAAAGCACTCAATGATGAGTGATTGGATCAGCAGACAGGTAACGATATCCCCTGTAGCAAAGGCCTTTTGAAAATTGCCGTGCAATTCAGAAAAGAATTTTTCTGCAAAGTCCATGTCAGCAGTGACCTTGAGGTTTTTACCACAGGCGATAAAGCCTTTTTTGTGGCGATCCTCCATCTTGGCAAGTCTGGTAAAATCTTCAGTGAATTCGGGCAGTAGCTCTCCTAGTTGGAGATAGTTGCTGTACGCCTCAGCTTCTCCCTCAATGACAATGGCATTGATTCGACTGTAGGCATCGCGATAGTTTTCTGTGTGATAGTCAATCGCTACAGCTTCGAGTGTTTGCCCCATGTTTTGCCTCTTTAAATATCCCTGCTCAATAAAAGTTAATCTCTTGCTATTTTATGCTAAGTGGACTATGCAATAAAATTAAAACCCATAAAGGTGCGATCAAGCTTTGTAGTCAACACCTTGTCTAAGTTTTAGTTTTTTATACGCCAAAGCGTTAAACTGAAGAGTGTCCCTCAACTCGTGGTTATGGCAAGTTTTCTGTTAGAAGTTGGTACTGAAGAGCTACCTGCTAGCTTTATTGTTGATGCTTTGCGCCAATGGCAAGAGCGCATCCCCAAGAATTTAGATGAACACCAACTAACTACGAGTAAGGTCAGTGTCTATGGTACACCTCGCCGTTTGGCTGTACTTATCGAGGGTTTGCCGACACAACAAAGCGATCGCAGTCTTGAGATTAAGGGGCCAGCAGTTGGCTCAGCCTTTGTAAATGGCGATCCTCAAGGTGAGCCAACTAAGGCTTTGTTGGGTTTTGCCAAGTCTAAAAGTATAGATTTACAAAATATTGTTATTAAAGAGACGGATAAGGGCGCGTTTGTATTTGCTAATCAGCAAATTATTGGTCGTGAGACAGCGGATATCTTGCAAGAATTAGCCCCGACTTGGATTACAGGTTTGGAAGGTAAGCGTTTGATGCGTTGGGGACATGGTGATCTCAAGTTTCCCCGTCCGATCCGTTGGTTGGTGTCATTATTTAATTCCAAGCTGTTGCCGATCGCTTTAGAAAATGTGCAGAGCGATCGCCTCAGTCAAGGGCATCGCGTATTGCATCCGCGATCGGTAGTGATTGACACTGCCAAAGATTATGTCGAGACTCTGCGCGAAGCTTTTGTTTTAGTCGATGGCAAAGAACGCCAAAAGCATATTCTTACCCAAATTCATAGCATTGTGGAATTATTTGGTGGTAAAGCGGAAATTTCTGAGGATTTATTAGAAGAAGTTACTTACTTAGTGGAATTTCCCACCGCCGTCATTGGTGAATTTGAGCGTGAGTTTTTAGAACTGCCGCAGCCAGTAATTAAGACCGAAATGGTCAGTCATCAGCGCTACTTCCCTGTGCATTCGAGCAAAAATCCTGATCAATTATTGCCACGATTTATCACGATTTCCAATGGTGACCCCGATAAATCACGTTTGATTGCGGCGGGCAATGGTCGCGTTATTAGAGCGCGGCTTTCCGACGGTAAATTTTTCTACGATAGCGATCGCGCCGTACATTTAGAAACTTTCTTGCCACTACTAGAAAAAGTCACATTCCAAGCCCAACTTGGCTCGGTTGCGGAGAAAGTAGATAGGATTAGGGCGATCGCTAAATCCGTAAGTGCCTCAATTGCCAATTTAGAAATCACTGAAGCCGATCATGCGCTGATCGATCGCACTGCTCAACTTGCCAAAGCCGATCTAGTTACGCAGATGGTTAAGGAATTCCCTGAACTGCAAGGACAAATGGGCTATTACTATGCCCTCTCCAGTAATGAACCTGTGGCGGTGGCGACGGGCATTCGTGAGCATTATCAACCCAAAGGTGCATGCGACACTTTGCCCACAACCTTAACGGGGCAGATTATCGCCATTAGCGATCGCATTGATACCCTCGTCGGAATTTTCGGCTTAGGTATTGTTCCCACAGGCTCCTCTGATCCATTTGCATTGCGCCGCGCCGCCACTGGTGTTGTCCAAATTGCATGGGAAAGCGGTTTTGCCCTTGATTTGCCCAAACTTTTGCAGGAGGCGATCGCCATTTATGCCGAGAAAAATTTACTAGCGCAACCTGCGGAAACTGTCCTTGAAAATCTTTATAAATGGTTTAAGCAACGCTACGAGACGATTTTGGCGGATCAGGGCATTGAATACGATCTTGTGAATGCAGTTTCAGGTACTGAGGATCTCGCCTATACCTTGCAAGGTTTAAGTAATCTCACGCGTATCAAAGAACGCGCCCACTTCCTGCAAAAATCCCGTGATGGGGCAACCCTTAGCGCCATTTATGAGCCAATTGTGAGAGCTTCTCGCCTTGCGGTTCAGGGTGATCTCGATAGCGTGACCGTTGACGTGAAAGCTGTAATCAAGCCTGAAACCTTAACCGAACCAGCAGAACAGGACTTGTATCAGGCGATCGCCGCTTTACCCAGTCAGCCTAGTGATGAGCAGTTGATGGAGGGTATTAAGGCGATCGCCCCAATTCTAGCCAAGTTCTTTGATGATGTGCTGGTCATGGCTGAAGATCCACAAGTACGTCAAAACCGCCTGAATCTGCTAGGTATTATCCGCAACTACAGCCGCAAACTCGCTGACTTTAGTGCCATCCTGAAGTAAAAAACAAAAAGGGACGCAAAGCGTCCCTTTTTGTTTTACAGCAATTGATGATGCGGTGATGATTCATCATCGAAAAAAAACTTAAAATCAAACAAATTATTTACCAATCTGGAAACTTTGTTGAAATTTAGCAAAAACTTAATTTAACGTGAGTTCGAGATAAGCTACAAAATTTTAAAAGCCAAAACAGTAAAAGCCTCGCGAAGCGAGGCTTTTACTGTTTTGGCTCCTAGAGAGGGTTCGCGCTGCGAACCCTCTCTAGGAGCTAGTTTGAAATTAACCCGAACTGAGGTTAATTTATAGCAATTACCGATCAAACGAACCACAAGGAAATTTTTGAAAGCGTTGCGTTGCAAGGCTTTCAAAAATTTCCTTGGTTTGGGTTTGAGCGCAAAGCGCTGTAAGAATCTTTTCTTCAATCCAAAGGCTACCCATTGCGCCGCCCTTTATAATATGTACAGTTCACAATTAATTAGAAACAACCCCCCAACTATAAATAATGCGTGTTTTACTCGTCTATCCGTTATTTCCAAAAAGCTTTTGGTCGTTTGAGAAAACACTGGAATTAGTTGGTTTTAAGGCTCAGCTTCCGCCCCTTGGTATGGTTACTGTTGCTGCGATCTTGCCCCAAACTTGGGAATTTAAGTTAGTTGATCGCAATGTGCGAGATATCACCGAAGCCGAGTGGGAATGGGCTGAAGTGGTGATCCTCTCAGCAATGATTGTACAGAAAAATGATTTTCTTGCTCAAATTCAAGAGGCGAAAAAGCGCGGTAAATTAGTGGCAGTTGGAGGACCATACCCCACAGCCTTGCCTGAAGAAGCCAAAGTTTCAGGTGCAGATTTCTTAATTCTTGACGAAGGCGAAATTACTTTACCGATGTTTGTGGCGGCTATCGAAAGAGGCGATCGCAAAGGCATTTTGAGAGCCAATGGCGAAAAACCTGCGGTTACAGATACGCCTATCCCACGCTTTGATCTCCTAGAAATGAACCGCTATGCGGAAATGTCTGTACAATTTTCCCGTGGTTGCCCTTTCCAATGTGAATTTTGTGACATCATCGTTCTCTATGGGCGTAAACCGCGTACCAAGACTCCCGCGCAAATCCTTGCTGAGCTGCAACGGCTGTACGATCTCGGTTGGAGACGCAGTATTTTCATGGTTGATGATAACTTTATCGGCAACAAGCGCAACGTGAAGGTGATGCTCCAAGAGCTAAAACCTTGGATGAAGGAACGTAACTATCCCTTCTCCTTTGCCACGGAAGCCTCGGTCGATCTTGCCCAAGACCCTGAAATGATGCAAATGATGGTGGAATGCAACTTTGGTTCGGTATTCCTTGGAATTGAAACTCCTGATACTGATAGCCTTGCTCTCACTAAGAAGTTCCAAAATAATCGCGATCCGCTTTCAGAATCAGTGATTAATATCGCCAAAGCAGGAATTCGAGTAATGGCAGGTTTTATCATCGGCTTTGATGGTGAAAAGAAAGGAGCAGGCGATCGCATTGTTCAATTTGTCGAGCAAACTGCGGTTCCCACGGCTCTTTTTAGTATGCTGCAAGCCTTGCCTGACACAGGGCTATGGCATCGGTTGAATAAAGAAGGGCGAATGATTACCCAGAATAGCAATGGGCATCAAACCACTTTGATGAACTTCATGCCTACTCGTCCTTTAGAAGACATTGCGACAGAGTATGTTCATGCTTTTTGGACTCTTTACGATCCCCTTGTCTTTCTCAATCGCACCTATCGACATTTCTTGATTCTAGGTGAGTCTCAGTACAAGCGCATCAAGCGAGAGAAAACCGATCAGAAGAAGAAAACTGATTGGACTGCGATTAGAGCCTTACTGATCCTCTGCTGGAGACAAGGTTTTGTTCGCAAAACCCGTTTCCAATTCTGGAGCAACCTATTTGACTTGATGAAACGTTATCCAAACGTGGTCACCAGCTATCTCTCGGTTTGCGCCCAAGGTGAGCATTTCCTCGAATATCGTTCGATTGTGCGTGAACAGATCGAGTCTCAACTTGCTGATTATCTTGCCAATCCTCCTGTACTTCAGCCCAAAACGTTAACAACGATTCAACCAGTAGAGAAGGAGCCAGATTTGCAAGAAGTGAAGTAGCGATCGCGCTCTGACATTCTTGTACAGGTAGGGGCTTGGTCTGCAAGCCCCAATCTCTGCTAAGCACTAAAATACTTGGCGATCGGATGATGCACTATTAATGCAGTCGTTGACTGTTCAGGATAGAGTTGTTCACTCTCATCCATGATCAAATCAACACGCTTCGCATCAAGTAAATCCAAAAGCTTGTACTGATCCTGCATATTAGGACAAGCAGGATAGCCGAAACTATAGCGAGAGCCATGATAGCGTTGGGCAAGAATATCTCGGATATTATCGGGATCTTCGGCTCCAAAACCTAACTCATGGCGAATGCGTGTATGTGTCCATTCAGCGATCGCTTCTGCCATCTGCACGGCTAAGCCGTGAAAATAGAGATAATCGGTGTATTGATTAGCCTTAAATAGCCCTTGAGCGAACTCAGTTGCTATATGTCCGACAGTGACTGCTTGCAAAGGCAGTACATCAATAATTCCTGAATCCTTAGGTGAAAAGAAATCGGCAATGCAGAGACGACGCAGAGACTTCTGACGGGGGAATACAAAGGAATTGATCGGCTCTGCTGCTTGAATATTATTGAGATCTTGAGGGTTGTAAACGTAGACTGTATTACCTTCAGCTAATACAGGGAAATAGCCATACACTGAAGTTGGCACTAACAATTTCTCATGGATGACTCGAGCTTTCCAAGTTTCTAAAATTGGGTAGACAGTCTCTTGCAAGAATGCGTCATATTCTTCACGGGATTGATCTTGAGGTTTACGGAACTGCCATTGACCAGCAATGAGAGCTTGCATATCCAGATTCCAGAACAGATCCTCAAAGGGAATATCTTCAGATTGGAGGATTTTAGTTCCCCAGAATGGAGGCGTAGGTCGAGGAATATTTATATCTACAGATTCAGAGCGCTCAATATCGAGATAGCGCTCGGCTAGTAGAGCTTCTTGTTTAGCTTTCTCCTCAGATGCGCTTATCCCATTATCATTAGCGATCGCTAAGTCATCAACGGCTAAACTCTCATCTAAAAATCCCTTAGAGTCCTCCCATTTACCTTCAGCTTTAGCGGGCATGTATTTGTCCATAAAGTTGAGGTCAGAGAAAGCGTCTTTGCCATAGATCACCTTGCCTTGATAGACATTCTGACAATCGGTATAGACAAACTTCGGTGTTAGTGCCGCACCACCCAAAATCACAGGCACAGTAATGCCACGATTATTAAATTCTTGCAGGTTATCCTTCATAAAAGCAGTGGATTTCACCAGCAAACCACTCATGGCGATACAGTCAGCTTTATGCTCTTCGTAGGCTTTGATAATATTCTCAACGGGTTGCTTGATACCAATATTGACAACTTTGTAGCCATTATTGGAGAGAATGATATCGACAAGGTTTTTGCCAATATCATGGACATCGCCTTTCACTGTAGCGATCAGGAATACGCCTTTATTTGAACCTTCGACCTTCTCCATAAACTTCTCTAGGAAGGCAACGGCAGACTTCATAGTTTCCGCAGATTGCAATACAAAGGGAAGTTGCATTTGTCCAGAGCCAAACAGTTCTCCGACTACTTTCATGCCATCAAGGAGATATTTGTTGATGATATCGAGAGGCTCGTATTTCTTGAGGGCTTCAGTGAGCGCGTCATCTAAACCAATGCGATCGCCATCGATAACATGGTTTTTGAGTTGCTCCTCAATGGGAGTATCAGCCTTATCAACCTTGACGCGCTTTGCGGAAACACCTTCAAATAGTTTGGTAAACTCGCCGAGCGGATCGTAAATACAAATATCACCATCAAACTGACGCTCATCATAGATTAACTGTCTCGCTACTTCTTTTTCGCGATCGCCAATCCGATTAAGCGGCACAATCTTACTGGCATTGACGATGGATGAATCCATACCCACTTTCATCGCTTCATGCAAAAACACGGAATTAAGCACCACGCGAGAGGCTGGATTGAGACCAAAGGACACATTGGAAACACCCAGTAACACATGGGTTTCAGGCATTGATTCCTTAATGCGCCGAATAGATTCAATTGTAGCCGCCGCATTCTGGCGATCCTCTTCAATCCCTGTGGAAATTGGTAAAGCGAGAGTATCAAAGAAAATCTCACTAGGTGGCATTCCTAACTCTTCCGTAGCCTGTTTGTAGGCACGGGAAGCGATCGCAAATTTCTTCTCCGCAGTTCGCGCCATCCCCTCTTCATCGATTGTCCCAATGACGATCCCTGCTCCATATTGCTTTGCGAGACTAACGACTTTACAGAAACGTTCTTCACCATCTTCATAATTAGTAGAGTTGAGAATACATTTACCACCTGCAACTTTCAGCCCTGCTTCCATTTTTTCCCATTCGGTGGAGTCCAGCATCAGAGGTAAAGTGACATTGGTCACTAGGCGCGATACCAGTTCATGCATATCGCGCACGCCATCGCGTCCCACATAGTCCACATTCACATCAAGGATATGTGCTCCCTCTTTTACCTGCGATCGCGCGATCGCTACCAACCCATCCCAATCTTCCGCATTCAACAAATCACGAGTTTTTTTAGAGCCACTGGCATTTAATCTCTCGCCGACAATCAGAAAAGAATTATCCTGAATATAGGGTTGAGAACTATAAATAGAAGCTGCTGAAGGGACTATGAGAGGCTCTCTGAGCTTGGGTTTAAGGTTTTTTGCAGCATCCGCCAAAGCCTTAATGTGAGCGGGAGTCGTGCCACAGCAACCACCGATAATTTGAATACCTAAATCTTCAACAAAATGCTGAAGATGTCCTCGCAAGTCTTCAGGAGTGAGTCGATAAAAAGCATGACCGCCTACATTTTCAGGCAAGCCTGCATTGGGAACACAGGATACAGCAAAGGGAGAATGAGCACTTAAATACTGCATATGCTCTTTCATCAAGTCGGGGCCAGTTGCACAGTTCAGTCCTAACACATCAATAGGGTAGGGTTCTAAAATGGTTACTACTGCCGAAATATCGGAGCCAACTAGCATTGTGCCAGTAGTTTCCATCGTCACCGATACCATTACGGGAATTCGAGGTTTGCCCTGCTTAGCTACTTTGGCAAAAAACTCTTCGATCGCATTTAACGCAACTTTAATTTGCAGTACATCCTGACAGGTTTCAACTAGTAGTAAATCTGCACCGCCATCATACAAACCTTCGATTTGTTCGATAAATGACTGCTTCATCGTATCAAAATCGATATGCAGCAAAGTTGGTAACTTGGTGGTTGGGCCGATCGAGCCAGCGACAAAACGTGGTTTTTCAGGGGTCGAAAATTCGGCGGTGACGGACTTAGCTAATTCTGTAGCTTTTTTACTAAGTTCATAGGCGAGATGTCCGAGGTCATACTCATTCAAGACGATTGATGTCCCGCCAAAGGTATCCGTCTCGATTACGTCTGCCCCTGCTGCCAAGAAATCCCGATGTACTTTGGCTACTGCTTCGGGTTTCGTCATCACCAGATACTCGTTGCAACCCTCATACTCTGCACCGCCAAAGTCTTCGGCGGTGAGGTTTTGCACTTGCAAGTTTGTACCCATCGCACCATCAAAAACAATTACGGGGCGATCGCTGCTGTGAAGACGTTCCAGAAACAGACTGGTCATTTAATCTATACCCTAAGCTAACAAAGTGACTCTAGGTATTAATTTTAGCAATATCTCTATGTTTTTTACCTATTTGCGCTTTTGTCTAACTCAGGCTTACTTAGCTACGATTGAGTCGATAGCCCATACTGTGAACTGTCTCAATCAAATCTTCGTTAGCTCCTGCGGCTTTTAACTTTTGGCGGAGACTGCGAATATGCACTTTGACGGTATGCTCTTCTGGGGGTGATTCTAAAGACCAAACATGCTCAATCATCACACTGCGGCTCAAGACTCGCCGACCATTGCGTAGTAATAATTCCAAAAGGGCATACTCCTTTGGGGTTAAATGGATCGGATTTTCACCATAGCCTACTTCACAAGTACTAGGGTTGAGATGTAATTGCCCCCATGCCAAAATTGGTGATGCACTTAGGTTGCCTCGACGCAACGAAGCGCGAATTCGCGCAAAGAGTTTTTGTAAATCCACTGGCTTAACAATGTAGTCATCGGCTCCTACATCTAACCCGTTAATTTCATCATTGATCGTATCGCAGGCGGTGAGCATGAGGATAGGCAAGTTGAAACCGTGCGATCGCAAGCGATGGCAAAGACTTATACCATCTAATTCTGGCAACATCAGATCTAATATCATCAAATCGTAGTCTAGAGACTGAGCTTGATGCCACCCAGATTTTCCATCAGCAGCAATATCCACAACGTAGCGCTCGTCAGTTAACGCTTCTGCCAAGGTTTCGGCAAGGCGGATGTCATCTTCAACTAGAAGAATCCTCATAGAATGGATTTTTTGGGGAGATGCGGTCAAACTTACCTGATTCTACAAAAATTTGTTACCAAAATACGATTCTACCTAGATTAAGCAAATCGATTTATCACAAATTGAGGCTAGCCAATTCAAATAAATGTTACACAATATCAAGATTTATTACCTAGGAACAATCTTTCCGTTTTCTTTACAGTTTCCTAACCAGTTTCCTTACTTTTGATATGGGATTATCAAGGCTCATTGTGAGAAAGGCTTGTGAGAAGTCGCCATATTAATTAATTCAACTCTTAATTCCACAAAATAATCAAAATAATATTTATGTCAATTCCTTTATTAGAATATAAACCCTTATCCCAAAATCAGCGCGTAGATGGTTTTGAAGTCGCAGGTGATGAGCAACCTCGGATTTATAGCACTGACAATTTGCTATCTGGCTTTGAGCTAGATCTCCTAATCAGTGCGGCTTATCGTCAAATCTGTAATGAACAACAGATGTTAGCAAGCCACCGTCAAGTAAACCTAGAGTCTCAATTGCGATCGGGGCAAATTACGGTGAGGGGATTTATTCGCGGCTTAGTATTATCTGACTCCTTCAGACGGTTAACCTTTGACTGCAATAATAACTATCGCTTTGCGGAGATTTGCATTCAGCGAATTCTGGGTCGTAATGTCTATAGTGATCGCGAAAAGATTGCTTGGTCGATTGTGATTGCCACCAAAGGCATCCAAGCTTTTGTGGATGAACTGCTCAATAGCGAAGAATATCTCAATAATTTTGGTGATAGCATCGTTCCCTACCAACGTCGGCGGATCTTGCCTCAGCGCACTAAGGGCGATGTTACCTTTGCTCACATGACAAGGTATGGTGCGGACTATCGCGATCGCTTGCCGAAACAAGTCTTTAAAGGCAATAGAGGCGCTGCTAGATTGGATTATCTGCGTTGGGATTGGCAAAAGACCCCCCCCGCAATTATCGGCAAGATCGGCGCAGGGATTACCTATGCTGGGGCTGGGTTTGTTGGTTTACTGATAATAGCAGTTTTACTTGGGTTGTAGACCTTATAATCTTAAATAATCCTAAAAAAGCCTTGCGTTGCAAGGCTTTTTTAACACTATTTGTGTTTAAGTTAGCGCGTTTGCACTACATCCTTAATTGGGATAGTTGAAAGTATGACCAGTTTGTATGCGATTGGAATTTGCCTTAACTTTCTGCTTGTGTTGATCAGTTATTTCTTCTGGAGCAAAGAGGAGATTCGCCGTCGTCAAACAGAAAAATTATTACGCAAGCAAAGCGATCGCGAAAGACTAGTTACGCAAATTGCCCATCAAATTCGCCAGTCCCTCAATCTCGATCAAGTTCTCGCCACAACCGTTAAAGAAGTTCAACTATTTCTGCAAGCCGATCGCGTCTTAATCTATCGTCTCTGGGACGATGGCACTGGTAGCGCCATTCATGAAACTGTTTTATCGCCCTATCCCAGCATTTTAGGGCAGGTATTTCCCGAAGAAGTTTTTCCTAAGCAATATCATCAGGCCTACTCCTTGGGCAAAGCTCGCTCTATTGGCAATATCGAACAGGCTGATATAGAGTCCTGTCTAGCGGATTTTGTGAAGCAATTTGGAGTTCAAGCAAAGTTAGTCGTACCAATCATTCAGGAAAATCGTCAAAGCGATCATTCAC
This genomic stretch from Pseudanabaena galeata CCNP1313 harbors:
- the metH gene encoding methionine synthase, producing the protein MTSLFLERLHSSDRPVIVFDGAMGTNLQVQNLTAEDFGGAEYEGCNEYLVMTKPEAVAKVHRDFLAAGADVIETDTFGGTSIVLNEYDLGHLAYELSKKATELAKSVTAEFSTPEKPRFVAGSIGPTTKLPTLLHIDFDTMKQSFIEQIEGLYDGGADLLLVETCQDVLQIKVALNAIEEFFAKVAKQGKPRIPVMVSVTMETTGTMLVGSDISAVVTILEPYPIDVLGLNCATGPDLMKEHMQYLSAHSPFAVSCVPNAGLPENVGGHAFYRLTPEDLRGHLQHFVEDLGIQIIGGCCGTTPAHIKALADAAKNLKPKLREPLIVPSAASIYSSQPYIQDNSFLIVGERLNASGSKKTRDLLNAEDWDGLVAIARSQVKEGAHILDVNVDYVGRDGVRDMHELVSRLVTNVTLPLMLDSTEWEKMEAGLKVAGGKCILNSTNYEDGEERFCKVVSLAKQYGAGIVIGTIDEEGMARTAEKKFAIASRAYKQATEELGMPPSEIFFDTLALPISTGIEEDRQNAAATIESIRRIKESMPETHVLLGVSNVSFGLNPASRVVLNSVFLHEAMKVGMDSSIVNASKIVPLNRIGDREKEVARQLIYDERQFDGDICIYDPLGEFTKLFEGVSAKRVKVDKADTPIEEQLKNHVIDGDRIGLDDALTEALKKYEPLDIINKYLLDGMKVVGELFGSGQMQLPFVLQSAETMKSAVAFLEKFMEKVEGSNKGVFLIATVKGDVHDIGKNLVDIILSNNGYKVVNIGIKQPVENIIKAYEEHKADCIAMSGLLVKSTAFMKDNLQEFNNRGITVPVILGGAALTPKFVYTDCQNVYQGKVIYGKDAFSDLNFMDKYMPAKAEGKWEDSKGFLDESLAVDDLAIANDNGISASEEKAKQEALLAERYLDIERSESVDINIPRPTPPFWGTKILQSEDIPFEDLFWNLDMQALIAGQWQFRKPQDQSREEYDAFLQETVYPILETWKARVIHEKLLVPTSVYGYFPVLAEGNTVYVYNPQDLNNIQAAEPINSFVFPRQKSLRRLCIADFFSPKDSGIIDVLPLQAVTVGHIATEFAQGLFKANQYTDYLYFHGLAVQMAEAIAEWTHTRIRHELGFGAEDPDNIRDILAQRYHGSRYSFGYPACPNMQDQYKLLDLLDAKRVDLIMDESEQLYPEQSTTALIVHHPIAKYFSA
- a CDS encoding aldehyde oxygenase (deformylating) — protein: MGQTLEAVAIDYHTENYRDAYSRINAIVIEGEAEAYSNYLQLGELLPEFTEDFTRLAKMEDRHKKGFIACGKNLKVTADMDFAEKFFSELHGNFQKAFATGDIVTCLLIQSLIIECFAIAAYNIYIPVADPFARKITEGVVKDEYLHLNFGEEWLQNHFDDSKVTLEQANRQNLPIVWKMLNQVEADAKVLGMEKEALVEDFMIQYGESLGKIGFNTRDIMRMSAMGLVAA
- a CDS encoding B12-binding domain-containing radical SAM protein; protein product: MRVLLVYPLFPKSFWSFEKTLELVGFKAQLPPLGMVTVAAILPQTWEFKLVDRNVRDITEAEWEWAEVVILSAMIVQKNDFLAQIQEAKKRGKLVAVGGPYPTALPEEAKVSGADFLILDEGEITLPMFVAAIERGDRKGILRANGEKPAVTDTPIPRFDLLEMNRYAEMSVQFSRGCPFQCEFCDIIVLYGRKPRTKTPAQILAELQRLYDLGWRRSIFMVDDNFIGNKRNVKVMLQELKPWMKERNYPFSFATEASVDLAQDPEMMQMMVECNFGSVFLGIETPDTDSLALTKKFQNNRDPLSESVINIAKAGIRVMAGFIIGFDGEKKGAGDRIVQFVEQTAVPTALFSMLQALPDTGLWHRLNKEGRMITQNSNGHQTTLMNFMPTRPLEDIATEYVHAFWTLYDPLVFLNRTYRHFLILGESQYKRIKREKTDQKKKTDWTAIRALLILCWRQGFVRKTRFQFWSNLFDLMKRYPNVVTSYLSVCAQGEHFLEYRSIVREQIESQLADYLANPPVLQPKTLTTIQPVEKEPDLQEVK
- a CDS encoding long-chain acyl-[acyl-carrier-protein] reductase, which codes for MFGLIGHLTSLEHAQSVARELGYPEYADQGLEFWCSAPPQIVDRIKVTSATGQQIEGLYVESCFLPEMLAGSKIKTAIRKILNAMALAQKNDVDITALGGFSSIIFENFNLSQMSSVRNIQLEFNRFTTGNTHTAYIICRQIEEASRKFGIDLAKATVTVCGATGDIGSAVCRWLDARTNIKELLLVARNRERLQELQAQLGRGKVLEIDEALPQSDIIVWVASMAKGMAIDPATLKHPCILIDGGYPKNMSTLVQEEGIHVIDGGIVEHSLDIDWKIMKIVNMTAPARQLFACFAEAMLLEFEGWHTNFSWGRNQISIENMDKIGEVSIKHGFRPLIS
- the glyS gene encoding glycine--tRNA ligase subunit beta — encoded protein: MASFLLEVGTEELPASFIVDALRQWQERIPKNLDEHQLTTSKVSVYGTPRRLAVLIEGLPTQQSDRSLEIKGPAVGSAFVNGDPQGEPTKALLGFAKSKSIDLQNIVIKETDKGAFVFANQQIIGRETADILQELAPTWITGLEGKRLMRWGHGDLKFPRPIRWLVSLFNSKLLPIALENVQSDRLSQGHRVLHPRSVVIDTAKDYVETLREAFVLVDGKERQKHILTQIHSIVELFGGKAEISEDLLEEVTYLVEFPTAVIGEFEREFLELPQPVIKTEMVSHQRYFPVHSSKNPDQLLPRFITISNGDPDKSRLIAAGNGRVIRARLSDGKFFYDSDRAVHLETFLPLLEKVTFQAQLGSVAEKVDRIRAIAKSVSASIANLEITEADHALIDRTAQLAKADLVTQMVKEFPELQGQMGYYYALSSNEPVAVATGIREHYQPKGACDTLPTTLTGQIIAISDRIDTLVGIFGLGIVPTGSSDPFALRRAATGVVQIAWESGFALDLPKLLQEAIAIYAEKNLLAQPAETVLENLYKWFKQRYETILADQGIEYDLVNAVSGTEDLAYTLQGLSNLTRIKERAHFLQKSRDGATLSAIYEPIVRASRLAVQGDLDSVTVDVKAVIKPETLTEPAEQDLYQAIAALPSQPSDEQLMEGIKAIAPILAKFFDDVLVMAEDPQVRQNRLNLLGIIRNYSRKLADFSAILK
- a CDS encoding response regulator transcription factor, which translates into the protein MRILLVEDDIRLAETLAEALTDERYVVDIAADGKSGWHQAQSLDYDLMILDLMLPELDGISLCHRLRSHGFNLPILMLTACDTINDEINGLDVGADDYIVKPVDLQKLFARIRASLRRGNLSASPILAWGQLHLNPSTCEVGYGENPIHLTPKEYALLELLLRNGRRVLSRSVMIEHVWSLESPPEEHTVKVHIRSLRQKLKAAGANEDLIETVHSMGYRLNRS
- a CDS encoding phycobilisome rod-core linker polypeptide, with product MSIPLLEYKPLSQNQRVDGFEVAGDEQPRIYSTDNLLSGFELDLLISAAYRQICNEQQMLASHRQVNLESQLRSGQITVRGFIRGLVLSDSFRRLTFDCNNNYRFAEICIQRILGRNVYSDREKIAWSIVIATKGIQAFVDELLNSEEYLNNFGDSIVPYQRRRILPQRTKGDVTFAHMTRYGADYRDRLPKQVFKGNRGAARLDYLRWDWQKTPPAIIGKIGAGITYAGAGFVGLLIIAVLLGL